Proteins from a single region of Nocardiopsis dassonvillei subsp. dassonvillei DSM 43111:
- a CDS encoding DUF5999 family protein yields the protein MCSHEPACPSFEDTDREAARVVSSHPEQGWSLLCNGVVLFDDTGELLPDGAVVAPHRPRVAA from the coding sequence ATGTGCAGCCACGAACCTGCCTGCCCGTCCTTCGAGGACACCGACCGCGAGGCGGCCCGGGTCGTCTCCAGCCACCCCGAGCAGGGCTGGAGCCTGCTCTGCAACGGTGTCGTCCTCTTCGACGACACCGGTGAGCTGCTTCCCGACGGGGCGGTCGTCGCCCCGCACCGGCCCCGCGTCGCCGCCTGA
- a CDS encoding tetratricopeptide repeat protein, whose protein sequence is MTTTSGPSARSGPADPPPATDPRDTDEAQAPTGQGAAELCDQAQDLAGSGHLKRAARLYQQAVAANPHPRVQARALLGLAVVEDQRGDLAAAREAARRALATGDPRYAPRAAYHLALSLEQDGDHAEADRVWRRLLDLGGADYTAVAHYGLARSAEGRGDTGGAEEHWEAALALPSDPGSLGRLHAATVVDASRDLAERLLGRGLPGAAAAAVERGLSVADDPGLRLLRAATHLEHAIADVGAIVDPDAAFEDAEEPGAAPGTFAAAVELLAGLLALRGDPGAAERVWRLGLGDRDPDTAGQVRQRLRRGFAGPEEDGGAGEAWWDPYLEEAAATASAPALAGELFAVVTQMHALLALPVAEGEARPAALRAVMEQALRTPSGLVWGPGVHADFRRRLSEAMGGQDVLPEGWPDAVRE, encoded by the coding sequence ATGACCACGACGTCCGGACCTTCCGCGCGCTCTGGCCCCGCCGACCCGCCCCCGGCCACCGATCCCCGGGACACGGACGAGGCGCAGGCGCCGACCGGGCAGGGCGCCGCCGAACTGTGCGACCAGGCCCAGGACCTCGCCGGGAGCGGCCACCTCAAACGCGCGGCCAGGCTCTACCAGCAGGCGGTGGCCGCCAACCCCCACCCGCGGGTGCAGGCCCGCGCCCTGCTCGGCCTGGCCGTGGTCGAGGACCAGCGGGGAGACCTGGCCGCCGCCCGTGAGGCCGCCCGCCGCGCCCTGGCCACCGGCGACCCGCGCTACGCCCCGCGCGCCGCCTACCACCTGGCGCTCTCCCTCGAACAGGACGGCGACCACGCCGAGGCCGACCGCGTCTGGCGCCGCCTGCTCGACCTGGGCGGGGCCGACTACACGGCCGTGGCGCACTACGGGCTGGCCCGCTCCGCCGAGGGGCGCGGCGACACCGGCGGGGCCGAGGAGCACTGGGAGGCGGCGCTGGCCCTGCCGTCCGACCCCGGTTCACTCGGCCGCCTGCACGCGGCCACCGTCGTGGACGCCTCCCGCGACCTGGCCGAACGCCTGCTGGGGCGGGGGCTGCCGGGCGCCGCCGCGGCCGCGGTCGAACGCGGCCTGTCGGTCGCCGACGACCCGGGCCTGCGCCTGCTGCGCGCCGCCACCCACCTGGAGCACGCCATCGCCGACGTCGGCGCCATCGTGGACCCGGACGCGGCCTTTGAGGACGCCGAGGAGCCGGGGGCCGCGCCTGGCACCTTCGCCGCCGCCGTGGAGCTCCTGGCGGGGCTGCTGGCGCTGCGCGGGGACCCCGGCGCGGCCGAGCGGGTCTGGCGGCTGGGCCTGGGGGACCGGGACCCGGACACCGCGGGGCAGGTGCGCCAGAGGCTGCGCAGGGGCTTCGCCGGGCCCGAGGAGGACGGCGGGGCCGGGGAGGCGTGGTGGGACCCCTACCTGGAGGAGGCCGCGGCGACCGCGAGCGCGCCCGCGCTGGCGGGGGAACTGTTCGCCGTGGTCACCCAGATGCACGCCCTGCTGGCGCTGCCGGTGGCCGAGGGGGAGGCGCGCCCGGCGGCGCTGCGGGCCGTCATGGAACAGGCGCTGCGCACGCCGAGCGGACTGGTGTGGGGGCCCGGAGTGCACGCCGACTTCCGGCGTCGCCTGAGCGAGGCGATGGGCGGCCAGGACGTGCTGCCGGAGGGGTGGCCCGACGCGGTCCGGGAGTGA